A genomic stretch from Desulfovibrio sp. includes:
- the grdD gene encoding glycine/sarcosine/betaine reductase complex component C subunit alpha, whose amino-acid sequence MASQNDRRAILGKALEDLVTRARSGRAPCRIGLMAAGGEHSDTEFLSAAAVAMKEDAALTVVGVGPRPAGLVPAGMDWIETGCEGNELAAGMEKALEDGHIQGAVALHYPFPLGVTTVGRVLTPAFGKAMFVACTTGMSAAQRQQALLRNAVLGMAVARAMGLTSPAVGVLNVDAAPQVLRALNRMAERGYDLRLGQSVRGDGGSLLRGNDLLAGAVDVCVTDTLTGNILMKLFSAFTSGGAYETTGWGYGPSVGEGWNRVVSIVSRASGAPVMANALAYTAAAVRGNLPDVVAEELRRARAAGLDDELAAFEKAAGVASAETVQAPPAEPTDEEIHGIDVLDLEQAVHCLWKENIYAEAAMGCTGPVVKLAVTHLEKAREILKAAGYI is encoded by the coding sequence ATGGCTAGTCAAAACGACAGGCGGGCCATCCTCGGCAAGGCCCTTGAGGATCTGGTCACGCGGGCGCGCAGTGGACGCGCGCCGTGCCGCATCGGCCTCATGGCCGCTGGCGGCGAGCATTCGGATACGGAATTCCTCTCGGCGGCGGCTGTGGCCATGAAGGAGGACGCCGCACTGACCGTGGTCGGCGTGGGGCCACGGCCTGCGGGACTCGTGCCTGCGGGCATGGACTGGATCGAAACCGGCTGCGAAGGCAATGAACTGGCTGCGGGGATGGAAAAAGCCCTGGAAGACGGCCATATCCAGGGCGCGGTGGCCCTGCACTATCCCTTCCCCCTGGGCGTGACCACGGTGGGCCGCGTTCTGACTCCTGCTTTCGGCAAGGCCATGTTTGTGGCCTGCACCACGGGCATGAGCGCGGCCCAGAGGCAGCAGGCACTCTTGCGCAACGCCGTGCTGGGCATGGCTGTGGCCAGGGCCATGGGTCTTACGTCCCCCGCTGTGGGCGTGCTCAATGTGGACGCGGCCCCGCAGGTGCTGCGGGCGCTGAACCGCATGGCGGAACGCGGCTACGACCTGCGCCTGGGACAGAGCGTCCGTGGCGACGGCGGTTCGCTGCTGCGGGGCAACGACCTTCTGGCTGGCGCTGTGGACGTGTGCGTCACGGACACGCTCACGGGCAATATACTCATGAAGCTCTTCAGCGCCTTTACCTCCGGCGGAGCCTACGAAACCACGGGCTGGGGCTACGGCCCCTCTGTGGGCGAAGGCTGGAACCGGGTGGTGAGCATCGTTTCCCGCGCTTCGGGCGCTCCGGTCATGGCCAATGCTCTGGCCTATACGGCCGCTGCCGTGCGCGGCAACCTGCCCGACGTGGTGGCCGAAGAACTGCGCCGGGCCAGGGCCGCCGGGCTGGACGATGAACTGGCCGCCTTTGAAAAGGCTGCAGGGGTGGCCTCGGCCGAAACCGTGCAGGCCCCGCCCGCCGAACCCACGGATGAAGAGATCCACGGCATTGACGTGCTGGACCTTGAGCAGGCGGTACACTGCCTGTGGAAGGAAAACATCTACGCCGAGGCGGCCATGGGCTGCACCGGACCTGTGGTCAAGCTGGCTGTGACCCATCTTGAGAAGGCCCGTGAAATCCTGAAAGCCGCCGGATACATATAA
- a CDS encoding thioredoxin family protein, with protein MIIVDKENFEAEVQQSAMPCVVDLWGPQCGPCLALMPEVEKLAAAYDGKVKFCKLNVAENRRLVISLRVMAVPTILFYKGGECVSRVSGDAVSIEAIKAETEKLL; from the coding sequence ATGATTATTGTTGATAAAGAAAATTTTGAGGCCGAAGTACAGCAAAGCGCCATGCCCTGCGTGGTTGACCTCTGGGGCCCGCAGTGCGGCCCCTGCCTGGCCCTGATGCCCGAAGTGGAAAAGCTGGCCGCCGCATATGACGGCAAGGTGAAATTCTGCAAGCTCAACGTGGCGGAAAACCGCCGCCTGGTCATCAGCCTGCGCGTCATGGCCGTGCCCACCATCCTGTTCTACAAGGGCGGGGAATGCGTGTCGCGCGTGTCCGGCGACGCTGTTTCCATTGAGGCCATCAAGGCCGAGACGGAAAAATTGCTGTAG
- the grdA gene encoding glycine/sarcosine/betaine reductase complex selenoprotein A: MAKLEGKKLLLLGERDGVPGPAMADVFADSGAEILFSATECFVUTAAGAMDLENQQRVKDAAEKFGGENVVVVLGSSDPEGAEIYAETVTLGDPTYAGSLAGVPLGLCVYHVLEPEMKAAADPAKWEEQISMMEMVLNVDALVAAVSKMRAENSKYSL, encoded by the coding sequence ATGGCTAAGCTCGAAGGCAAGAAGCTTCTGCTGCTTGGCGAAAGGGACGGTGTACCCGGCCCCGCCATGGCGGACGTCTTCGCCGATTCGGGAGCGGAGATCCTGTTCTCCGCCACCGAATGCTTCGTTTGAACGGCCGCAGGAGCCATGGATCTGGAAAATCAGCAGCGCGTCAAGGACGCGGCTGAGAAGTTTGGTGGTGAGAACGTCGTGGTTGTTCTCGGCTCTTCCGACCCTGAAGGGGCGGAAATCTATGCCGAAACAGTCACCCTGGGCGACCCCACCTACGCCGGATCCCTGGCTGGAGTCCCGTTGGGACTCTGCGTATATCATGTGCTTGAGCCGGAAATGAAGGCCGCTGCCGATCCCGCCAAGTGGGAAGAGCAGATCAGCATGATGGAAATGGTACTGAATGTGGACGCGCTGGTGGCCGCAGTGAGCAAGATGCGCGCGGAAAACAGCAAATATAGCCTATAA